One part of the Hyalangium ruber genome encodes these proteins:
- a CDS encoding MDR family MFS transporter: MRTTHRPLTTLALALSLFMAALEMTVVSTAMPTVVSDLGGLQSYAWVFTAYMLSSTITVPIYGKLSDLYGRKPILLFGIGLFLLGSIASGLSTSMNVLIASRTLQGLGAGAMQPVVLTIIGDIFSLEERAKVQGAFSGVWGLAGLIGPLTGGLIVKYLSWHWVFFINVPVGIGVVGLLVFCFHEQVQRKPQKLDFAGAALLSAGVVMLLIGVQGMGQNLWALLAAAVLLVAFVLVERKVAAPVIPMSIFKIPAIAISAIAGALFSAAMFGATTYVPLYVQGVLGGSATLAGGMITPMIVGWPIASVVAGKLLLRTGLRPFIVGGLGLTVVGTGLMALLFKPDVSILVPEVAMGLFGIGLGFASTALLIGVQTSVGWELRGVATASNMFFRTIGGALGVGLMGAVMVSQLMKDPRVPISAANELLGPEHGRGLPVDILQTLSGALGTGLSINFWIICAATAGAFAASLFFPRVSRGSGTGLPATDVAAPH, encoded by the coding sequence ATGAGAACCACCCACCGTCCCCTGACCACCCTGGCCCTGGCCTTGAGCCTCTTCATGGCCGCCCTGGAGATGACCGTCGTCTCCACCGCCATGCCCACGGTGGTCAGTGACCTGGGAGGACTCCAGAGCTACGCCTGGGTCTTCACCGCGTACATGCTGTCCTCCACCATCACCGTGCCCATTTACGGGAAGCTGTCGGACCTCTACGGACGCAAGCCCATCCTCCTCTTCGGAATCGGCCTGTTCCTCCTTGGCTCCATCGCCAGCGGCCTGTCCACCTCCATGAACGTGCTGATCGCCTCCCGGACCCTTCAGGGACTGGGGGCCGGAGCGATGCAGCCCGTCGTGCTCACCATCATCGGGGACATCTTCAGCCTGGAGGAGCGCGCGAAGGTGCAGGGGGCCTTCAGTGGGGTGTGGGGACTGGCGGGGCTCATCGGCCCGCTCACCGGTGGCCTCATCGTGAAGTACCTCTCCTGGCACTGGGTCTTCTTCATCAATGTCCCCGTGGGGATCGGCGTCGTCGGCCTGCTGGTGTTCTGTTTCCATGAGCAGGTGCAGCGCAAGCCGCAGAAGCTGGACTTCGCGGGCGCGGCGCTGCTGTCGGCCGGCGTGGTGATGCTCCTCATTGGCGTGCAGGGCATGGGACAGAACCTGTGGGCGCTGCTGGCGGCCGCCGTCCTGCTCGTGGCCTTCGTCCTCGTGGAGCGCAAGGTCGCCGCGCCCGTCATCCCCATGTCCATCTTCAAGATTCCGGCCATCGCCATCTCCGCGATCGCCGGCGCGCTCTTCTCCGCGGCCATGTTCGGGGCCACCACCTATGTGCCGCTGTACGTGCAGGGCGTGCTGGGCGGCTCGGCCACGCTGGCCGGAGGGATGATCACCCCGATGATCGTCGGCTGGCCCATCGCGAGCGTGGTCGCCGGCAAGCTGCTGCTCCGGACAGGCTTGCGTCCGTTCATCGTGGGAGGACTCGGGCTGACGGTGGTGGGCACCGGGTTGATGGCGCTGTTGTTCAAGCCGGACGTGTCCATCCTGGTGCCGGAGGTGGCGATGGGGCTGTTTGGCATCGGCCTCGGCTTTGCCTCCACCGCCCTGCTCATCGGAGTGCAGACCAGCGTGGGGTGGGAACTGCGAGGCGTGGCCACCGCCAGCAACATGTTCTTCCGCACCATCGGCGGGGCGCTCGGCGTGGGGCTGATGGGCGCGGTGATGGTGTCTCAGCTGATGAAGGATCCGCGCGTGCCCATCTCCGCCGCCAATGAGCTGCTCGGCCCCGAGCACGGGCGGGGCCTGCCGGTGGACATCCTCCAGACACTGAGCGGCGCGCTCGGCACGGGCCTGTCCATCAACTTCTGGATCATCTGCGCCGCCACCGCCGGGGCCTTCGCCGCGAGCCTGTTCTTCCCTCGCGTCTCACGCGGCTCGGGAACGGGCCTGCCCGCCACCGATGTGGCGGCGCCCCACTGA
- a CDS encoding imm11 family protein, which yields MSARFFQLADDLYVPQRWYLATPINGHGRKMHDWDFIRGTPVHVEGRLKIPIKIAGRPLDFSWALVSIPVVHIKVAAMLADRASGDVQLIPADIEGQPDQYLVLVATRLIRCIDEEASKVRFWTPEHGVPDKVGQYMGVDRLRIDKRKVGNAEVFRPEGWEVALLVSEEIKNAIEDMGVTGARFEEV from the coding sequence ATGTCCGCGCGCTTCTTCCAGCTAGCCGACGATCTCTATGTTCCCCAGCGCTGGTACTTGGCTACGCCCATCAACGGACATGGCCGCAAAATGCATGACTGGGACTTCATCAGGGGGACGCCCGTCCACGTCGAAGGACGGTTGAAGATCCCCATCAAGATTGCAGGCAGGCCGCTGGACTTTTCCTGGGCGCTAGTGAGCATCCCCGTCGTCCACATCAAGGTTGCTGCCATGTTGGCGGATCGCGCCTCCGGCGACGTCCAGCTCATCCCCGCGGATATCGAGGGCCAACCGGATCAGTACCTCGTGCTCGTGGCAACGCGCCTCATTCGCTGCATCGATGAGGAAGCCTCCAAGGTGCGATTCTGGACTCCAGAACACGGAGTCCCCGACAAGGTCGGGCAATACATGGGCGTGGACCGCCTGCGCATCGACAAGCGAAAAGTAGGGAACGCTGAGGTGTTTCGCCCCGAAGGGTGGGAGGTTGCCTTGCTCGTTTCCGAGGAGATCAAGAACGCCATAGAGGACATGGGCGTTACGGGCGCGCGATTCGAGGAGGTCTAG
- a CDS encoding methionyl-tRNA formyltransferase — MRTSGWRIALLTVAPNVVHNFTHFLRSRNHDVVALVAPAGVHGHRPRNAAGWNDMARLLEAAPPSLDVVIASERAHLTPLLASLKPDLLLCFFFPWRIPPEALAVAPLGAVNGHPSLLPRYRGPNPLGWTLRNDDRELGLSFHRMDAHFDTGPLLDQDRAPIEDSDTEEVIADKMMNLAMMMMPQVLERVAWGDAGEPQPATGGSQAPFFEPAYRELDWRQPARALHLQVRACRFGAWKDLEGDARATLEGRRVRVQRTQLVDGATRPSASSTVSPGTVLARESDGVLVQCGDGPLRLLRYAPE, encoded by the coding sequence GTGCGTACCTCCGGGTGGCGAATCGCGCTGCTCACCGTCGCGCCGAACGTGGTGCATAACTTCACGCACTTCCTGCGCTCGCGGAACCATGACGTGGTGGCGCTGGTGGCTCCTGCGGGGGTGCATGGCCATCGGCCTCGGAACGCCGCCGGGTGGAACGACATGGCGCGGCTGCTCGAGGCGGCGCCTCCCTCACTCGACGTCGTCATTGCCAGCGAGCGCGCCCACCTCACGCCGCTGCTCGCGTCCCTGAAGCCGGACTTGCTGCTGTGCTTCTTCTTCCCCTGGCGAATTCCTCCTGAAGCCCTCGCGGTGGCACCGCTGGGTGCCGTCAACGGGCACCCCTCGCTGCTGCCGCGCTACCGGGGGCCCAACCCCCTGGGCTGGACGCTGCGCAACGATGACCGGGAGCTGGGGCTGTCCTTCCACCGGATGGATGCGCACTTCGACACCGGCCCGCTGCTCGACCAGGACCGAGCGCCCATCGAGGACTCGGACACCGAGGAAGTCATCGCGGACAAGATGATGAACCTCGCCATGATGATGATGCCGCAGGTCCTCGAGCGCGTGGCCTGGGGGGATGCGGGCGAGCCTCAGCCCGCGACGGGAGGCAGCCAGGCGCCCTTCTTCGAGCCGGCCTACCGTGAGCTGGACTGGCGCCAGCCGGCGCGGGCGCTCCACCTCCAGGTGCGCGCCTGTCGCTTCGGCGCCTGGAAGGACCTGGAGGGCGATGCACGCGCCACCCTGGAGGGCCGGCGGGTGCGGGTGCAGCGCACCCAGCTCGTGGACGGAGCGACGAGGCCGTCCGCGTCCAGCACCGTGTCACCGGGGACCGTGCTGGCGCGCGAGAGCGATGGGGTGCTCGTCCAGTGCGGCGATGGCCCGCTTCGGTTGCTCCGGTACGCCCCCGAATGA